The Candidatus Sulfotelmatobacter sp. genome includes a region encoding these proteins:
- a CDS encoding alpha/beta hydrolase — protein KGLSHLAPHAHVLKLDNADFSRDPVAVQALNDDPLIANEVQPTQTVAAMVIADEQLKKEFPNLKLPVLIIHGTQDRATRPSGSQFFYDTAGSTDKTLKFYEGYFHDPLHDVGKEQVMADIQRWIEKRLSR, from the coding sequence GAAGGGGCTGAGCCATCTCGCGCCGCACGCTCACGTCCTCAAGCTCGACAACGCCGACTTCTCGCGCGATCCGGTGGCCGTCCAGGCCCTCAACGACGATCCTTTGATCGCCAACGAAGTCCAGCCGACCCAGACGGTCGCTGCGATGGTCATCGCCGACGAACAGCTGAAGAAGGAGTTCCCCAACCTGAAGCTGCCGGTGCTGATCATTCACGGCACTCAGGACCGGGCGACGCGGCCGTCGGGCAGCCAATTCTTCTACGACACCGCCGGTTCCACCGACAAGACGCTCAAGTTCTACGAGGGCTACTTCCACGATCCTTTGCACGACGTCGGCAAGGAGCAGGTGATGGCCGACATCCAGCGCTGGATCGAGAAGCGGCTCTCGCGCTAA